Below is a window of Desmonostoc muscorum LEGE 12446 DNA.
CTTGGGGAGTTGCGTCGCCTAAGTCGGCGATCGCTTGCCAATCAAGAGCCAGTTTTAGACATATCTCTTGAAAATTTGCATAATCTATGCCTTTGCCTGTAAAAAATTTGTTGACAGTTGCTAAAGCCAGTCCTAACTCTTGAGCGAAGCTTTTTTGGCTGGGATAGCCATTGCGTTTCAGGGCTAGTTTGACTTTTTCAACATAATCAAGGCGAACTTTGAGCGATCGCGACATAGATTGATGTATACGCAAAAATACTTAGAACTCATCATAGCCTAAGTTAGTCACAAGTTAGTATCAAGTCATTATTTTTTCAGTATTGAACTCAGTATTTGACCAATTTTAATGAATTTATCGAGCAGGAGATGTACTTCTGAAGTCTCATCTGCAAGACCAAAAACATCAGGACTGAGAGCAAGACAATTCTTACAGCTTGCTTTAAAGCTTGAAATGATCAAAAGATTACTTGGAGAATAGTATGACGAAAGTAAAAGTTCAATTGGTGAGTGTTCAAGCTAGAGATACTGAAGATATATTCGGTGATGAGTTTTATCTAGTTGGTGCGTTGGCAGCAGGAGCAATTAGAAAGCCAATTCTGACAACTCCTATCAGCATTCAAAGTGGCGAGACCAAAACTTTTAAGCCAGGGCAGACAATTTTATTTGAGGGTGTTGTACCAAAAGGACAAACGATTAGAGGCGGACTAAAGGCTTACGACGAAGATTTGGCAAAAGATTGGTCTAAATATAATGATGCACTTAAAAAGATTGACAATGCCGTTTCAACAATTTCTCAAAATGCTGAAGCTGAAGCAATAATTTTGCAAGCTATAGAAGCTTTAGGTTTTTTTGCAAGTTTGGATAAAGATGACTTCTTGGGTTCTACAAACTTAGAAATATCTCCCGTAGGGCCTAATTTGGAAGAAGTTAGTTGGAGAATTAAAAGATCCGATTTTCCACTGTGGTCAGACTGGGATTACAGCGTTCGATATCGGATTACTCGTTCCTAAAATCCGGACTTCAGACTGACAAAAATTAAATGAATGTATTTGCTTTTTTGATTCTCTAATAATTAAATTTTAGAGAACATAGCAAATAAATTTGGACTTGAAGAACATTGCTTAGCAATGTTCTTCAATAATCATCAATCCTGACTAAATATTAATAACTAGCAGCTAAAAATGAGCGAAAAATTATCCTTTATATGCTAGTTATTCGGCAGTTTAGCATTACCAAAACCACAAAGAAACCTATGTCTACATCTACCATATCTGTCAGCAATCACAGCATTACCAAATACATTCACGGTTACACAAAAGATGAGCAAGACCGCCTCATTAGACAAAGCAATTTTTTAGAGCCTTACATATATAGCAATGTTGATTTTTCTAATTGTCATCACATTATTGAAGTAGGTTGTGGAGTAGGAGCGCAAATAGAAGCTCTATTAAAACGTTGGCCAGATTTAAAAATTACTGGTGTTGATATTTCCCAAGCACAGATTAGTCGTGCTAGTGAATTTCTCAAGCCATATATTGAAGCAGGACGAGTATCTCTGCATGTTAGTCATGGCGGAGAACTGCCTTTACCTGATGAATCCTTTGATGGCGCATTGATTTGTTTTGTTCTGGAACATGCACACAATCCGCTAAATGTTCTCAAAGAGATAAAAAGGGTGATGAAATCAGGTAGTAGTCTTTATTGTACAGAAGCATTTAATGCGGGCGTATATACCTATCCTACTTGTCTAGCTTTTCAAACTTACTGGGAAATATTCAATCGCTATCAAAAAGAGTTAAATGGCGATCCAGATGCAGGAATAAAACTTTATAACTTGGCATTGAAGGCTGGTTTTTCTGAAGTTACTTCTGCCTATATTCCAATTTACTTGGATGACCGAATGAAAGATATTTCACGGCGGATAAATTTAATTGATTGGTTTGTTGAAGCTATATTGAGTGTAGCCCCAATCCTAATTGCTCAGGATAGAGTTACACCTTATTTAGTAGAAGAAATGACACAAGAATTATCCTGGCTAAAACATAACCAAGACACTGTGTTTATCTATCCATTCCAGCAAATAAAAGCTGTGAAGTGAGCAATACTTTGCAACAAGACTAGTAAACAATATTTAATTTAACTGAAAAAAGGACAAATCCAATGACCACATACAACGCTGAAATACAAAGTACCAACACAGGTACACAAGAACATTGCTCTGCCGATCCAGACCAATTATTAACTATTGGTCGTGCTATTAATCAACAAATCAGAGTGAAATTTGACGACACAAAATATGCAATTTATACAGTTAGAAACACTCCCCAAGAAACCCCAGATAATATTGTGCGTGTAACCCAAGAAGGAGGATCACGATTAGGACAGTCTAACTTTCCCTTCAACGTGACGATAGATTCCCAAGTAGTTAATACAACCTACAATGATGACGATGCACAAGAATCTAAAGAGTTTGTCGAAAGATTAACAGACAATGGAACTCACAAGAAACTAATAGCTATTGCTCCTCATGGTGGCCTAATTGAAATCAAGACTGACAAGCAAGCAGAACGAGTAGCTTCTCAACTAGCTAGTAAAGGTGTGTCTTGTTGGCTTTGTAAAGGTTGGGGTGATAGTACTATTGGAGCATACGATCGCTGGCACATTACATCTACTGATATTAATGAAGAATCATTTCCACTACTCAAGACCATTATTAATCGTGGATTTACTCACGCTGTAGCTTTTCATGGTTTTACGAAAAATAACATTCTCATTGGTGGTCGTGCTAGTGACCCACTCAAGCAACAAATTAAGACGGCAATTGAGAAGGCTATTGTCGGTTCTGGTATCAGTGTAGATATTGCTTCTGCAAAGAGTGGTTATGGCGGGGACACTCCTCAAAATATTGTTAATAGATTGTCTAATGGCAATGGTATTCAAATTGAGCAGTGTTCTGAAGCACGAAAACAATATTGGGAGAAAATAGCTGATGCCGTTGCTTCTGTTTACGAATCTTTAATTTAAGAGACTTTACGCACTGAAGTCTCAAACCCCGATCCCCCCTAACCACCCGATAAATTGGGGGGAAAAAGCCCCCTTTTTAAGCAGGGCTGATTCATTCCCCAAAGAGCTTTAAAAATCAAGGGTTCCAGCGATTAAAAATTAGTTATTTTGTTACTGGCGTGCCGATGAAACCAACTATTTTACTGATATTTCAGTGCTTAAATGTTCATCTCTTCGTCACGCTTACTTACAATTTTCTTGCTAACCATCTTGACAAATCCTGTTTGAAATGGAATGAAACAGCCCTGCCTTTTTAAGGGGGTTGGGGGATCTGAGTGCGTAAGTTCTATTTACAACAAGGGCTGGGGTTCTCTCCCTCACCGCCCCAATACCGTCAACAGTTAACACGATGAGCTTAATCTCTTATGTTTTCCGGAAATTAAGAGGTAATGTCAGAAAAACTAAATAAAATGACTCACTGAGTAACCAGGTCATGATCCACCACATAATTGGTAAATTATTACAAGGCCGTTACCAAATTGTCCAAAGCTTGGGAGCAGGGGTGTTTGGACAAACATACATTGCCCTAGATGTAGATTACCCAGACAATCCCAAATGCGTAGTTAAACAGATCAAAGTTAACAGTTTTGAATCTAACTACTTGGACACACTGAGGCTACTGTTTTTAACTGAAACTGAAACTCTCAAGCTTTTAGGAAGCCATCAGCAAATTCCTGAATTTATCGCCTGCTTTGAAGAAAACAAGCGATTTTATTTGGTGCAAGAATATATTGAAGGACATGCGCTAACTGCGGAATTACCCATCAGTCAAGAGTGGGGGTGTTTGTGGAGTGAAAGCGAAGTTGTAGAATTTTTATTAGATGTCTTAAGTATTCTAGAATTTGTTCATTCTCAAGGTGTTATTCATTGCGATATTAAACCAGAAAATTTAATTAGACGCGGTGTTGATGGCAAATTAGTTTTAATTGATTTTGGCTCAATCCAGTCGATTGATTTTGGCATAGGTGCGGAATTGCCTATTCATACAATTCCCGTCACTTCATTGGGGTACATACCACCAGAACAATTTATTGGTGAAACACAGCCCAATAGTGATATTTATGCTTTGGGAATGATTGCTATCCAGGCTTTAACAGGACTAGAACCACTACAATTAAAGGCTGATCCTCATACTAATGAGATTATTTGGCGTTCTCCAAACACGCCAGTTAATGATTATTTAGCGGCTGTTCTCAGCCAAATGATCCGCTACGATTACCAAAACCGCTTTCAGTCTGCGGGTGAAGTTCTGCGGGTTCTCAAACAAATGATCTGGGAACCTCAGCCAGCAGATGATAAATTTTCTTTAGAAACGACGATTGAAGATGATAATTTTAATAATCCTGCTTCTAGAAAATTATCGCCGTTATTCACAGGAATGAAAATAGGGCTAGCAGCTAATTCTTTGTTGATGGGATTTGGTGTATATTCTTTAATTAATAGTTCACCTGCGTACTCAGAAACAGAAACTTTATCTCAAGCAACAAAAGAATATCAAGCGGGGGATTTACAAGAGGCACTGGCACTAGTTAAATCTATTCCCTCCCACAGCAATATTTATCCAGAAGCTCAAGCCACAATCGAAGAATGGCAAGAACAATGGCAACTAGCTGCACAACAATACCAAATAGCTTTAGCAGCTTCTTATGAAAGTAGATGGTCAGATGTTCTTGATGCGGTTCGTCAAATTCCAGATATTTTATACTGGCAATCTAAAACAGATAAATTAGTTAAACAAGCATACATCAATATTGAAGCACAAACCCAAGATTTATTAGCTAAAGCTTACGAAAGTGCCAACATAAAAGATTTTTCTATGGCATTACAATATTTGCGCCAAATTCCTAAAGAAAGTTCTGCTGGCGCTATAGTTCAAGACAAATTGGCTGAATATAATCGCAAGCGGCAAATCAGAGCAGCTTACTTTTTAAATAAAGCTTACCATCAAGCATCTATTGGTAATTTTAGTAGGGCTGTAAAGTTCCTGAAAAATATTCCCAAAGATACTTTAGTTTACGCTGAAGCTCAAGTTAAATTGAATGAGTATACTCGAAAGCAACGTGTGCTGGCTGAACATCAAAGGGTAGCTTCTGCAAAAAGAACAAATTCATCTTTCCCTAAAAACATTCTAATTCTGAATTCTGTTAGCGCAGCGGGGCGTAGCCCATTCTGACTCCTGAATTCTGCTACATCATGTCCGGTTGAATTTATCGGATCGGTAGCTCAATGATAAACTCTAGACCTTCACCTGGTTTGGAATGGTATGTGAGCTTGCCGTGATGATTATTCACCACAATTTGATAAGCAATAGATAGACCAAGCCCTGTTCCTTTACCAATGGGTTTTGTTGTGTAAAAGGCATCGAATATTTTTGTTTCATCTGTTTTGCTGATACCTGAGCCATTGTCGGCAATTCTTAAAATAACTTGCTCTGCAATTACCTCTGTTTTGATTTTAATCACACCAGGATATTGAGCAATTTGTTTAAAGTTTTTATTTTTATGTGTTTCTTCAATTGCATCGATCGCATTAGAAATTAAATTCATAAAAACCTGATTAATTTCGCCAGGAAAACACTCAATGGGAGGCAAGTTTCCATATTCTTTAATTATTTGGATGGCTGGGCGATCGGCGTTTGCTTTAAACCGATGTCCGAGAATGAGTAGAGTACTTTCTATACCTTCATGCAAGTTAGCTAGTTTCTTACCAGCTTCTCTATGCCGTGAGAAGTTGTTCAAAGATGAGACAATTTCTATAACGCGATTTGTTCCGACTTGCATGGATTGAATGATTTTAAATAAATCATTTAGCAAAAATTCGATTTCGCTTTTTTGAATTGCCGTTTTAATTTCCTCTGGTGGTTCTGGCAGATATTTTTGATAGAGATGCAGTAAACTAACTATCTCCTGTACATACTTTTCCACAAAATTTAAGTTGCCAGCTATAAAATTGATGGGATTATTAACTTCATGAGCAATTCCTGCTGTCAGCTGACCTAAAGCTGCTACCTTTTCTGCTTGAATCAGTTGAGTTTGAGTCTGTTGTAATTCGGCATTTTTAGCGATTAAGGTTTTCGTCAAATTTCTCAGCTTGAGGTGATTTTCGATCCGCACCAAGACTTCTTCATACTGAAAAGGTTTGGTAATGTAGTCTACAGCTCCCAATTGCAAACCTTTGATTTTATCAGCAGTTTTTGCAAGACCTGTCATAAAAATCACCGGAATATCTTGGAAACGAGGATTACTTTTTAGCTGTTTACAGATTTCAAAACCATCTAAACCAGCCATCATTATATCCAGCAAGATTAAATCAGGTAAATCATCATTTTCTAATAGCCCAAGGGCTTTCTCACCGCTGCCTGCTGCCCAAACTTCAAACCCACATCGATCCAGAAAGCTGGATAAAACTTGTAAATTTGCAAGGTTATCCTCAACGACTAAAACAATTCCCCTGGAAGGAGTGTAACCCTGCGAATTTTTTTGGTCTCCAATAGTCGTTTTCATACTGTTCCCACCGCATATTGAGTCAAGAAACTGAAGATTAAATCTTCATCAAATTGCCTTGCTAGTTGGCGTAGTTAGCGAGCAAATAACGCGGAGGTTGTGTCTGTTTCTTCTAACCGAGAAGCCCAATCTTTAACGATGGAGTCTGGCTTGAGGGCGATCGCTTTTTGTAAACCTTCTTGACCGTTGCTGGCTTCAACTACATAAAGACTCACTGGTTGCAGTAAGTTTGTAATCACTGTGCAATTCTACCAGCGATCGTCAACCATCAGGATAGCGTAAAGGCTACCCTCAAAACCAATGATTTGTTTATCCGATGCAGCCATTGCAGACTTTACACCAGAAGCTAATCCCCTGACCAATTTGACTTTTCCTCATGTCCCGCTATCAGTCCTAGCTAAGGGACTTCCAAAAAATAAATTATCCCAAATTATTTGTACATTTGTAGGGGCGCATAGCTATGCGCCCCTACGACGGGATGTTGTTTTAACTGGAAGTCCCTAAGGTGTCGTCTGCGGTGGATTTGTGGGATTAGCAATTGGGGTAATTGGCACAATTGTAGGCTTTGGTTTTTCGTTTTGTAGTTGAATTTGGGCTTGGTCGCGGGCGTTTATTGCTTGGTGGTAATCAGGCTTATATTTTATTGCTCGGTTATAAGAAATAATTGCATCTTGATAGCGTTGCAAATTTAATAGAGCATTGCCTCTACTATACCAGCTTTCGTAATGGTCTGGTTTATAACGAACTGCTCTATCATAAGATGCGATCGCATCTTCATATTTTTGCAAAATGAATTGCGAATTCCCCAAGTTATACCAAAGTTGATAATCGTTTTTCTTAAAATTTGCGGCTTTATTATACGATTCTATTGCTGCTTCATAACGTTGGCTTTGATGCATTGACCAGCCCATATTATACCATGCTTGATAATTACTGGAGTTATATTTAATTACTTGATTAAAAGATTCAATTGCTTCGGGGTAACGTTGTAAATTCATGAGTATATTACCTCTAGACAACCAAGCTTGATAAAAATTTGGCTTGTATTGTACTGCTTTGTCATAAGCTGTAAACGCATCTTTATAGCGTTGTAAATTGACTAGGGCGTTCGCCGAATTGTACCAAGCTGACACGTAGTCTGGTTTGAATTCAACGGCTTTTTCATAAGCTGCGATCGCGTCACTATATCGTTTTAAATTCTGGAAAGCTAATCCTTTTTTATACCAAGCTTCAAAATCATCTCCTTTAAATTCAATCGCTTTTTCATAAGATGCAATTGCTTGGTCATATTGCCTTAAATTACTGAAAGCATCTCCTTTGGCATTCCAAACTTGGGAATTTTGATTATTTAATTCTAAGGCTTTGTTAAAAGAAGCGATCGCTTCTTGATATCGCTCTAAATTATCCAATACCAAACCTCGTCCAATCCAAGCTTCTAAATAATCAGGCTTGATTTGAATTGCTTTGTCATAGGCCGCTAAAGCATCTTTATATTTTTTCAATTGAGAAAGCGTTTTACCTTGACCATTCCATCCTTGAGCATAATCTGGTCTAATATTAACTGCTTTTTCATATACTGCTAACGCTTCTTGATAACGTTGCAAATCAAAAAGCGTATTTCCTTGTTTAGATAATTCTTTAGCATTCTTAGAATTAACGTGATTTAAAATCAATATTGATGCTATTCCACTCACACCAATCAAAAATATTGCCAACAACAATTTACCCAATATGCCTTTTTTGGGTTGAGCATTTTTTATCTTATTTGGTGGTGAAATAGGAGTCAAAGCTATTGTTTCAGCGGGTGGCTGTGTTAACTCTTGCAGCGCTTTTAATGCTACTGTTGCTGAAGGGTAACGTTGTCGAAAATCATAGCACACCATTCTATCTAAAAGTTGAGCAAATTCTGGTGTGACTGTGGTTTTATTCTGCCAGATAATTTCATTAGTATCCGGATCTTTGACTATTTCTTCAGGAGATAATCCAGTGAGGGCTTGAATAGCAATTATCCCCGTAGCATAGATATCACTGCTTAATTTTGGCGTACCATGAGCTTGTTCGCCAGGAATATATCCAGGTGTACCGATCGCAACAGTACATTGAGTTGTACCTTGGGGAGTAATAACTTGGGTAGCAATTTGTTTAACTGCCCCAAAATCAATTAAGATTAACTTGCCATCAGCAGCACGTCTGAGAATATTTCGCGGATTGACATCACGATGAATTACATTTTGTTGATGGACAAATTCTAAGATTGTCAAAATTTCTTGTAGAAGTGAAATTACCTCGTCTTGACTCCAGGTTTTCCCTGCTATTAATTCTTCACTGAGATCGTGACCTTCAATCAATTCCTGTACGAGATAAAACTCGGCGTTTTCTTCAAAATAAGCTAAAAGTTGGGGAATGCGATCGTGAGTGCCTAATTTATACAAAACTTGAGCTTCTGTATCAAATAAACGCCTCGCAGTTTCCAAAGTTACTGGATCATTTGCTTGGGGCTTGAGTTTCTTAACCACACATTGAGGCGTACCAGGTAATTGAGTATCATAAGCAACAAAAGTTTCGCCAAAACCCCCACCTCCCAAGTTACTAATAATTTGGTATCTTCCAACAAGTGTGTTTCCCAGCATCTCGTTTGCCCAGTATAAGTGCGATGCGATCTGATTTCGATTCTGCCACAGGTTAAGGGGGAGTGGAGAGATGAGGGGGATGAGGGGGATGAGGGGGATGAGGGAGATGAGGGAGATGAGGGAGACGCGGCGACGCGGCGACGCAAAGAAAAACCAATGACTAATGACTAATGACCAATGACTAATGACTAATGACCAATGACTAATGACTAATAACAAATGACAAATTTATGATTCCTATTAGTGATAATATTCGTTGTTGGAATAAGCCGATAGTTAATTATTGGCTAATTGGCATTAATATTGCCGTATTTTTATGGGAACTGAAGCTAGAGTTTAGCAACGAATTGGGCTATTTTGTTAATAGTTGGGGGGTGATTCCTGCCCAGATTAGCGGGGCGATTACAAATGCTATTTTTTTGAATTTTGCTGCTTGGATAGTTGTGCTTTGGCGTCTATTTTCGCTAATTGTTGGAATATTTTTGCACGGAAGTTTTAGTCAAATCTTGGGAAATCTGCTATTTTTATGGGTTTTTGGTAAGACTGTAGAAAATATTCTCGGACATAAACGCTATCTGGGATTGTACTTGGCGGCTGGTGTTGTGACGGGTGTGGCACAAATTCTGGCTCAACCGAGTTTGACAGTACCATTGATTGGGGCTAATGGGGCGATCGCAGCTGTTTTAGGAGCCTATATCATCAAGTTTCCTCAAGTCAAAATTTACTCAGTTTTGCCGCTAATAATTTTGTATATCCCCCTTGAAGTTCCAGCCTTTTTCTATGTATTTTGGTGGTTTGTTCAACAGCTATTTTATGGTATTGGTAGTTTAAATATTCCCCCCTTTGGTGTAAATCAATCTGGCGTTATTTACTGGGGTCAGGTTGTAGGATTACTTTTTGGTGCAGGTTTCATGCGATTTAGAACCTTTGTCAGGTGACTCGATTTTAGATTTTAGATTTACCAATTGAATAATTTATTTGTTGGGCTTCTCTTACTCAATCCAAAATCCAAAATTTAAAATCTAAAATTCAGAGATATGAAGATTGTAGGTTTCACAAATTCAATAAAATTGCTATATGTCTTTTGGCTGAAATTCCTCAGCTAGTCTCGCTGAAAAAAGTATACAGCCAGCGACCATAATCATTACTGGGAGAGGATTTCACAATTTTTAATTTTAAATTGTTTCTGTGTCTTTTGATAGATTGTATTTTTTAACTGAAAAATTCATACTCATCAAACTAGGGGATGCCTACTCTTCAAGGCGGTATTGTTGAATTATGAGCGGTGTGCAAGATGCCAAATCTTAATATAATGCATGGGAAAAAAGTTCAAGCCGAAAGTCTTGGAAAAGAATCGAATCCAACTGTCACCACCAACTTACCGCTTTTAGTCACAAATCAGCAGTTTGGATATGAGGAAAATGAGTCTTTAATTTCTGAGTCTGATACCCCATTCCCCAGGGATACTCAAGTTTTGGTGGTGGACGATGAACCAGATATTCGTGATTTAGTAACCTTTATTTTGCAAGATTATGGTGTAGAAGTAACCGCTGTAGCATCAGCACAAGATGCATTACAAGCACTGTCTGAGTCGATACCGGATGTTTTGATCAGTGATATTGGAATGCCAAAGACAGATGGTTATATGCTGATGCGTGAGGTGAGAAAGCGATCGCCCCAACAAGGAGGACACGTACCAGCGATCGCTCTCACGGCTTATGCTGGGGAAATCAATCAGCAGCAAGCACTAGCAGCAGGGTTTCAGATGCATATCCCCAAACCAATAGATCCAGATGAATTAGTCAAGGCGATCGTTGGTTTAATTAACGCAAGCTGATACTATGTCCTACGTCTGCTGCTTTACTGCTAGACTCTGGATAGTCCCTATGCTTTCAAAAATTATGGTATCTGTTGAGCAGATCATGAAACAAGCTTTAGCTTTGCCCAGTGCATCAAGAGCATTGTTGGTAGAGAAGCTGGTTGAAAGTCTTGAGTTTGATGTAGATGAAACACTTCAAATGCTGTGGACAGATGCAGCCAAGAAGCGCAGAGATGAAGTCCGGAGTGGTGCAGTTAAACCAATTCCAGGAGAGGAAGCTTTAGCTAGGGCTAGACAACTCCTAGAGTGATGAAATACGTCTTTCACCCAGCAGCATTGACTGAATATAGTGAAGCCGTAGAGTTTTACGCAGAACGTCGGGTTGAATTAGCACAGGCCTTTGTCAATTCCATTGAGGATGCTATTTTCCGAATCACTCAGTCGCCGACTCGCTGGGTTGTTGTTGAAGAAGACATTCGTCGATGTCTGACGCGCAAATTTCCATATGGAATTTTATACACTATTGAGGAAGATTACGTTTTGATTTTGGCAGTGATGCACTGTAGCCGCGAACCTGGATACTGGAAAGAGCGTGTTACAGAAAAACCATCTGATGGATAAACTGAACTGCTGCTTTCCTGCTAGACTCTGGATGTCCCTACACTTTCAAAAATTGACAAATAATCAGCCACCCTATAGCCACCACTCTTAACATGAGCCAACATCAATTCATCCCGTTGATGCCAAACTGCAAATATTTTTTCCCTACCATCATTTAGGGTTGCTGAATCCATTTGATAAACTTCATTTACTCGCTTCAGCTTCAAACCTAACAAATTTAACAATCGGCTGAGTAATTTAATTCCCCAAAGTTGTTCTTTCTCTCCAACCAAATTAATACCAAGCACTCTTTTAATATGCTTACTATGCTGCAAAGCAACATTTTTCAGTAATATTAAATCAGCATCTTTTTCCGTAAATTCTCGTCCGATTTCCAAAAATTGCAGCATTCCCAACGCTCTCATTGCCTCAACTTTGAGAGTGTAAGTCTTTAAATCTGGGAGAAAAACTTTCCCTTCACCCCAAGATAATTGCTGATGCCATTCTTGCTGGTCTCTAATGTGAAAATACTCGCTTTCATGAGTTAGATAATAGTGAATTAATAATTGAGCATAATATCCTTGATCGTCCTGCAATTTCAGCCCCGGAGTAATTTCTGTACCATATTTCTGTCTGAGAAGATATTTGTTAATTTGGTTGCGTTCTTCATCAGTCAAAGAATGTTTAACTAATAACTGCTCATATTCTACATAATCGATATCTTTAGCCTTAGCTACCGCCGTCGCCACTGCTAATTGATTTTGTTGTTTAATTTCTTTGATTTTGCGTTTAATGTCTTTAGCTTTTTGACGGCTTTGCACCCAATCTTTTTGGACTTTGACAATTTCTAAAATTAACCTCCTGCGGGTTGCTAAATCATTGGGATCGCTCGCCAAAAAAGCAAGGCGTAAATCTCGAATAATATTATTGTGAACTGCATTACTCCGCAGCTGAATTACATGTCCATCAGCAATTAAGCCATCTTGCATCGATTGACGATAGAGGCGAATCGATGCATTTACCCTTGCAGATAACTTTGCCCAAGTTCGCAAATGAATTGGGTCATGAACTAAAGGTAAATCCACGTCTATTTTATGTAATGG
It encodes the following:
- a CDS encoding rhomboid family intramembrane serine protease; translation: MIPISDNIRCWNKPIVNYWLIGINIAVFLWELKLEFSNELGYFVNSWGVIPAQISGAITNAIFLNFAAWIVVLWRLFSLIVGIFLHGSFSQILGNLLFLWVFGKTVENILGHKRYLGLYLAAGVVTGVAQILAQPSLTVPLIGANGAIAAVLGAYIIKFPQVKIYSVLPLIILYIPLEVPAFFYVFWWFVQQLFYGIGSLNIPPFGVNQSGVIYWGQVVGLLFGAGFMRFRTFVR
- a CDS encoding addiction module protein, with the translated sequence MVSVEQIMKQALALPSASRALLVEKLVESLEFDVDETLQMLWTDAAKKRRDEVRSGAVKPIPGEEALARARQLLE
- a CDS encoding hybrid sensor histidine kinase/response regulator; protein product: MKTTIGDQKNSQGYTPSRGIVLVVEDNLANLQVLSSFLDRCGFEVWAAGSGEKALGLLENDDLPDLILLDIMMAGLDGFEICKQLKSNPRFQDIPVIFMTGLAKTADKIKGLQLGAVDYITKPFQYEEVLVRIENHLKLRNLTKTLIAKNAELQQTQTQLIQAEKVAALGQLTAGIAHEVNNPINFIAGNLNFVEKYVQEIVSLLHLYQKYLPEPPEEIKTAIQKSEIEFLLNDLFKIIQSMQVGTNRVIEIVSSLNNFSRHREAGKKLANLHEGIESTLLILGHRFKANADRPAIQIIKEYGNLPPIECFPGEINQVFMNLISNAIDAIEETHKNKNFKQIAQYPGVIKIKTEVIAEQVILRIADNGSGISKTDETKIFDAFYTTKPIGKGTGLGLSIAYQIVVNNHHGKLTYHSKPGEGLEFIIELPIR
- a CDS encoding class I SAM-dependent methyltransferase; protein product: MSTSTISVSNHSITKYIHGYTKDEQDRLIRQSNFLEPYIYSNVDFSNCHHIIEVGCGVGAQIEALLKRWPDLKITGVDISQAQISRASEFLKPYIEAGRVSLHVSHGGELPLPDESFDGALICFVLEHAHNPLNVLKEIKRVMKSGSSLYCTEAFNAGVYTYPTCLAFQTYWEIFNRYQKELNGDPDAGIKLYNLALKAGFSEVTSAYIPIYLDDRMKDISRRINLIDWFVEAILSVAPILIAQDRVTPYLVEEMTQELSWLKHNQDTVFIYPFQQIKAVK
- a CDS encoding response regulator yields the protein MPNLNIMHGKKVQAESLGKESNPTVTTNLPLLVTNQQFGYEENESLISESDTPFPRDTQVLVVDDEPDIRDLVTFILQDYGVEVTAVASAQDALQALSESIPDVLISDIGMPKTDGYMLMREVRKRSPQQGGHVPAIALTAYAGEINQQQALAAGFQMHIPKPIDPDELVKAIVGLINAS
- a CDS encoding poly-gamma-glutamate hydrolase family protein, which produces MTTYNAEIQSTNTGTQEHCSADPDQLLTIGRAINQQIRVKFDDTKYAIYTVRNTPQETPDNIVRVTQEGGSRLGQSNFPFNVTIDSQVVNTTYNDDDAQESKEFVERLTDNGTHKKLIAIAPHGGLIEIKTDKQAERVASQLASKGVSCWLCKGWGDSTIGAYDRWHITSTDINEESFPLLKTIINRGFTHAVAFHGFTKNNILIGGRASDPLKQQIKTAIEKAIVGSGISVDIASAKSGYGGDTPQNIVNRLSNGNGIQIEQCSEARKQYWEKIADAVASVYESLI
- a CDS encoding serine/threonine-protein kinase, coding for MLGNTLVGRYQIISNLGGGGFGETFVAYDTQLPGTPQCVVKKLKPQANDPVTLETARRLFDTEAQVLYKLGTHDRIPQLLAYFEENAEFYLVQELIEGHDLSEELIAGKTWSQDEVISLLQEILTILEFVHQQNVIHRDVNPRNILRRAADGKLILIDFGAVKQIATQVITPQGTTQCTVAIGTPGYIPGEQAHGTPKLSSDIYATGIIAIQALTGLSPEEIVKDPDTNEIIWQNKTTVTPEFAQLLDRMVCYDFRQRYPSATVALKALQELTQPPAETIALTPISPPNKIKNAQPKKGILGKLLLAIFLIGVSGIASILILNHVNSKNAKELSKQGNTLFDLQRYQEALAVYEKAVNIRPDYAQGWNGQGKTLSQLKKYKDALAAYDKAIQIKPDYLEAWIGRGLVLDNLERYQEAIASFNKALELNNQNSQVWNAKGDAFSNLRQYDQAIASYEKAIEFKGDDFEAWYKKGLAFQNLKRYSDAIAAYEKAVEFKPDYVSAWYNSANALVNLQRYKDAFTAYDKAVQYKPNFYQAWLSRGNILMNLQRYPEAIESFNQVIKYNSSNYQAWYNMGWSMHQSQRYEAAIESYNKAANFKKNDYQLWYNLGNSQFILQKYEDAIASYDRAVRYKPDHYESWYSRGNALLNLQRYQDAIISYNRAIKYKPDYHQAINARDQAQIQLQNEKPKPTIVPITPIANPTNPPQTTP
- a CDS encoding serine/threonine-protein kinase, giving the protein MIHHIIGKLLQGRYQIVQSLGAGVFGQTYIALDVDYPDNPKCVVKQIKVNSFESNYLDTLRLLFLTETETLKLLGSHQQIPEFIACFEENKRFYLVQEYIEGHALTAELPISQEWGCLWSESEVVEFLLDVLSILEFVHSQGVIHCDIKPENLIRRGVDGKLVLIDFGSIQSIDFGIGAELPIHTIPVTSLGYIPPEQFIGETQPNSDIYALGMIAIQALTGLEPLQLKADPHTNEIIWRSPNTPVNDYLAAVLSQMIRYDYQNRFQSAGEVLRVLKQMIWEPQPADDKFSLETTIEDDNFNNPASRKLSPLFTGMKIGLAANSLLMGFGVYSLINSSPAYSETETLSQATKEYQAGDLQEALALVKSIPSHSNIYPEAQATIEEWQEQWQLAAQQYQIALAASYESRWSDVLDAVRQIPDILYWQSKTDKLVKQAYINIEAQTQDLLAKAYESANIKDFSMALQYLRQIPKESSAGAIVQDKLAEYNRKRQIRAAYFLNKAYHQASIGNFSRAVKFLKNIPKDTLVYAEAQVKLNEYTRKQRVLAEHQRVASAKRTNSSFPKNILILNSVSAAGRSPF